One segment of Treponema vincentii F0403 DNA contains the following:
- a CDS encoding methyltransferase family protein — translation MKQNEQDHLPVMGIGPVCIAIMIAFTAAGIAPVTFGMLTSGTVGTNLTLIFVIAGILCVVGGIILWCSAVMGSRIDIKIKSNQLETGGVYAFVRNPIYSAFLFICTGALLFCRNWYVLILPPLFWLYLTVFMKLTEEKWLAERFGDEYAAYCRRVNRFIPWKKMSAYRHL, via the coding sequence ATGAAACAAAACGAACAAGACCATCTGCCGGTAATGGGAATCGGACCGGTGTGTATTGCAATTATGATTGCATTTACCGCCGCCGGTATTGCTCCGGTAACATTCGGCATGCTTACAAGCGGGACGGTCGGCACAAATCTTACGCTCATTTTTGTCATTGCAGGCATCTTGTGCGTTGTAGGCGGTATTATATTGTGGTGTTCTGCAGTAATGGGTTCCCGCATCGATATTAAGATAAAATCAAATCAGCTTGAAACCGGCGGCGTATATGCCTTTGTGCGTAATCCGATTTATTCAGCCTTTCTTTTTATCTGTACCGGTGCGCTGCTGTTTTGCAGAAATTGGTATGTATTGATTTTACCGCCGCTTTTCTGGCTATACCTCACCGTGTTTATGAAGCTGACGGAAGAAAAATGGCTTGCAGAACGTTTCGGCGATGAATATGCCGCGTATTGCAGACGGGTCAACCGCTTTATTCCATGGAAGAAAATGAGTGCTTACAGGCACCTCTAA
- a CDS encoding Sir2 family NAD-dependent protein deacetylase → MKTNETTYRELADRIAAARHCVAFTGAGVSTLSGIRDFRGKNGLYTLPETDKMFDIEVFRENPSVYYRLAKEFIYGLQEKEPSIVHQVLAGLEAKGLLKALITQNIDLLHQKAGSKHVIEVHGSPSRHSCTYCSYSTTFEDVVEVARTGQVPLCPKCGHALKPDITFFGEALPSAAITEAQKECGRADLLLVLGSSLTVYPAAALPQLTLQAGGAVAIVNEQPTYFDDYAVLRCTDLQECFEYLKQALLDR, encoded by the coding sequence ATGAAAACTAACGAAACAACATATCGGGAATTAGCGGATCGCATAGCGGCGGCGCGGCATTGCGTTGCATTTACGGGTGCAGGGGTTAGTACCTTGTCCGGTATTCGGGATTTTAGAGGAAAGAACGGCCTCTATACGCTGCCCGAAACCGATAAGATGTTCGATATAGAAGTCTTTAGAGAAAACCCGTCCGTGTACTACCGGCTTGCAAAGGAATTTATCTACGGGTTACAGGAAAAAGAGCCGTCAATTGTGCATCAGGTGCTTGCCGGTTTGGAAGCTAAAGGACTATTAAAAGCGCTTATTACCCAAAATATCGACTTATTGCATCAAAAAGCCGGAAGTAAACACGTTATCGAAGTGCACGGTTCTCCTTCTCGGCACAGCTGTACATATTGTTCATACAGCACAACTTTTGAAGATGTCGTCGAGGTTGCCCGTACGGGACAAGTGCCGCTGTGCCCCAAATGCGGGCACGCATTAAAGCCTGATATTACGTTTTTCGGGGAGGCGCTCCCGTCCGCTGCGATAACGGAAGCTCAAAAAGAATGCGGCAGGGCGGATTTATTGCTGGTATTAGGCAGCAGCCTTACCGTATATCCTGCCGCAGCCCTACCGCAGCTGACCCTGCAGGCAGGCGGAGCGGTTGCCATAGTCAACGAACAGCCGACATATTTTGACGATTATGCGGTTCTCCGCTGTACCGACCTGCAGGAATGTTTTGAATACCTTAAACAGGCACTGCTTGATAGGTAA
- a CDS encoding ABC transporter substrate-binding protein: MKKSIALLFVCLCTAALVFAMGQGDNSKADPNAPVTLSVYMQMDLANPQSAYWPETVAAFEKKYPNIKLEFEYVSGEAFHDKFQIMAASGDIPDVFTTYAGARSGYVLDRGMVKDLRPYLTDDLKKQYNPAVWAPQGPNGEIYIISQNLAVCTVVYVNPKLQKKLGLTTPKTLNEMIAQVPAIRAAGLTPLAFANKGQWQAQSLLLSMLTDRMAGTAWFDNAMVGKAKFSDKQFVDAINVIKTMTDAKLFPPGVNQMEGTASWGEFIADKAVYLLDAGWRISALKNAAKPEDYAQYQLMAFPAVAGEVTHGSSAATIGEAFGMNAKLTGAKADAAWKFIAFTSGKEACEILTKYGTTTTYKLDLSKFDIDQLTKQYINLIDNQSMGYVIDAKMDSEGVNSILNPGIQAVMIGQKTPAQLANEYEAWVSANDSHRKK, encoded by the coding sequence ATGAAAAAGAGCATTGCGCTATTGTTTGTGTGCTTGTGTACCGCTGCATTGGTTTTTGCAATGGGGCAGGGGGATAATTCCAAGGCCGATCCGAATGCACCGGTAACCCTTTCGGTATACATGCAAATGGATTTGGCAAACCCGCAGTCTGCCTACTGGCCCGAAACCGTCGCGGCTTTTGAAAAGAAATATCCGAATATCAAACTTGAATTCGAATATGTAAGCGGCGAAGCTTTCCATGATAAGTTCCAGATTATGGCTGCTTCCGGCGATATTCCGGATGTGTTCACCACTTATGCAGGTGCCCGTTCCGGTTATGTGCTCGACCGCGGTATGGTAAAAGATCTCCGCCCGTATCTGACGGACGATTTAAAAAAACAGTACAATCCTGCCGTTTGGGCGCCTCAGGGGCCGAATGGAGAAATCTACATTATTTCTCAAAACCTCGCGGTATGTACGGTTGTCTATGTCAATCCGAAACTGCAGAAGAAACTCGGTTTAACAACTCCGAAAACGCTTAACGAAATGATTGCTCAGGTCCCGGCGATCAGAGCAGCCGGTTTAACCCCGCTTGCATTTGCAAATAAGGGACAGTGGCAGGCTCAATCGCTTTTATTGTCCATGTTGACCGACCGCATGGCAGGTACCGCATGGTTTGATAATGCAATGGTCGGAAAAGCTAAATTCTCCGACAAGCAATTCGTCGATGCAATCAACGTTATTAAAACAATGACCGATGCTAAACTCTTCCCTCCCGGAGTAAACCAGATGGAAGGAACCGCTTCTTGGGGTGAATTTATTGCGGATAAGGCCGTATACCTTTTGGATGCCGGCTGGCGTATTTCCGCATTGAAAAATGCTGCAAAACCCGAAGACTATGCACAGTATCAGCTGATGGCGTTCCCCGCTGTTGCAGGCGAGGTTACACACGGTTCAAGCGCCGCGACAATCGGCGAAGCTTTCGGTATGAATGCAAAATTGACGGGCGCAAAAGCCGATGCGGCATGGAAATTCATTGCCTTTACGTCCGGTAAAGAAGCTTGCGAAATTTTAACAAAGTACGGTACTACCACTACTTATAAGCTTGATCTTTCCAAGTTCGATATCGACCAGCTGACAAAGCAATACATCAACCTTATCGATAACCAGAGCATGGGTTATGTTATCGATGCGAAGATGGACAGCGAAGGTGTCAATAGCATACTGAACCCCGGTATTCAAGCAGTTATGATTGGGCAGAAAACTCCCGCACAGCTTGCAAACGAATACGAAGCATGGGTTTCCGCTAACGATTCTCATCGCAAGAAGTAA
- a CDS encoding carbohydrate ABC transporter permease, whose amino-acid sequence MIMKRNMLQQASQGWQASAYILMLTFAVLTLFPLIWLFYSSFKLNAEIMMHPLALPEAPTFFNYTESWAKGGLGIALVNSFIYTVTATVSTMLLAMAAAFGLTKFPFKSAKVFTSIFAFGLMISVHAVIIPLFQLEAKLGMVNTRLGVIIPYIAFDLPISIMIAMSYVRGIPNALIESAEIDGAKYRYIFWTMIMPLSVPVIATMVILSFLQHWNEFLFVFVFTTKTALKSLPVAITQFAGRLNIDYGLQYASLVIGVLPMIVFYIIFHAQLIKGFGEGALKE is encoded by the coding sequence ATGATAATGAAACGAAATATGCTGCAGCAAGCCTCTCAGGGTTGGCAAGCAAGCGCTTATATCCTTATGCTGACCTTTGCGGTGCTTACGCTATTCCCGCTTATTTGGCTTTTTTATTCGTCTTTTAAACTGAATGCGGAAATTATGATGCATCCATTGGCGCTGCCGGAAGCCCCAACCTTTTTTAACTATACTGAATCGTGGGCAAAGGGCGGTTTAGGTATTGCGCTGGTGAACAGTTTTATTTATACGGTTACGGCAACCGTCTCTACCATGCTTCTTGCAATGGCTGCAGCATTCGGCTTAACAAAATTCCCGTTTAAATCGGCGAAGGTGTTTACCTCGATTTTTGCGTTCGGTTTGATGATCAGCGTTCATGCGGTTATTATTCCGTTGTTCCAACTGGAAGCGAAACTCGGCATGGTGAATACGCGTTTGGGCGTTATTATTCCGTATATTGCATTCGACTTGCCGATTTCCATTATGATTGCGATGTCGTATGTCCGTGGTATTCCCAATGCGCTCATTGAATCGGCGGAAATAGACGGTGCAAAGTACCGCTATATATTCTGGACGATGATTATGCCGTTATCCGTTCCCGTCATTGCGACAATGGTTATTCTATCCTTCCTGCAGCACTGGAATGAATTTTTATTTGTGTTCGTGTTTACGACCAAGACTGCACTAAAAAGTTTACCGGTTGCAATCACTCAATTTGCAGGACGGCTGAACATCGACTACGGGTTGCAGTATGCCTCCCTTGTTATCGGCGTGCTCCCGATGATT
- a CDS encoding carbohydrate ABC transporter permease, with the protein MTYLRQKRTSYFSFILPAFIIYIGIIIFPVLFSFYLSLTKWKGYGKMEFIGLGNYIRMFTDPVFYIGLRNNILIVLISVLGQIPLGLLLAYMLYRKMVKHENFFEVLIFLPITISSVIVAQLWNRIFSPVGVIPAIIRDLTGNQDYIMTIFEDKYLAIVPILFVLLWQHTSLYMVIFLANLQRIPYSVIEAAQLEGAREGTIFTRLIAPMLANVIFINTILAVSGSFKSFDLIYSMTGGGPAHFTEVIAVYMYNTTFVFQNYGYGSALAVIIIIFTVTALLISRAVTKRFDY; encoded by the coding sequence ATGACTTACTTACGTCAAAAGCGGACGAGCTATTTTTCTTTTATCTTGCCTGCTTTTATTATTTACATCGGAATCATTATCTTTCCCGTATTGTTCAGCTTTTATTTAAGCCTGACAAAGTGGAAAGGCTACGGAAAAATGGAATTTATCGGGCTCGGCAACTATATCAGAATGTTTACCGATCCCGTTTTCTATATCGGTTTGCGGAATAATATCCTCATCGTACTGATTTCGGTATTAGGGCAGATTCCGCTCGGACTGCTGCTTGCGTATATGCTTTACCGGAAAATGGTAAAACATGAGAATTTTTTTGAAGTACTGATTTTCTTACCGATAACTATTTCCTCCGTTATCGTTGCACAGCTGTGGAACCGGATATTTTCTCCCGTCGGCGTTATCCCTGCGATTATACGGGATTTAACCGGTAATCAGGACTATATCATGACGATATTTGAAGATAAATATCTTGCGATTGTCCCGATTCTGTTTGTTCTGCTGTGGCAGCATACCAGTCTGTATATGGTTATCTTTTTAGCAAACTTGCAGCGGATACCCTACAGCGTTATAGAAGCGGCGCAGCTGGAAGGTGCGCGGGAAGGAACGATTTTTACCCGTCTTATTGCACCGATGCTTGCAAACGTTATCTTTATCAATACCATTCTTGCGGTTTCGGGCAGCTTTAAGAGTTTTGATCTTATCTATTCAATGACCGGCGGAGGCCCCGCGCATTTTACGGAAGTTATCGCCGTTTATATGTACAATACGACTTTTGTGTTCCAAAATTACGGATACGGCAGCGCGTTGGCCGTTATCATTATTATCTTTACCGTTACTGCCCTGCTGATAAGCCGTGCCGTAACAAAACGCTTTGATTATTAG